A genomic region of Carassius carassius chromosome 27, fCarCar2.1, whole genome shotgun sequence contains the following coding sequences:
- the si:dkey-5n18.1 gene encoding complement C1q-like protein 4, with protein MILVFADAKKRQVTNNFSTSSQDQQNQPTTAQNLCDFLPWALHLSPFTSLNWYFTMTKHWIAVLLTLLSLTRAGVCETLPGSCRIVCDPSSDRSKDQSNGLVIPLTSSAAGPPGPPGPPGKAGPPGPAGPSGIGSSSKGGVAFSAAVQDASSKNDVIKFNDVITNLGGGYDPSTGTFTCKTAGVYNFIFSIMKTGQNLRVDLILNDQTIVASAVAVDVLHTDTASNNVVLQLKAGDRLYIRLSNSELSKRDSQSRFSIFSGYLLYEI; from the exons ATGATATTAGTTTTTGCTGATGCTAAAAAACGTCAGGTGACAAACAATTTCTCAACTTCATCACAAGACCAGCAAAATCAACCAACCACAGCCCAAAATCTGTGTGATTTCTTACCATGGGCTTTACATTTGAGTCCCTTCACCTCTCTGAACTGGTACTTCACCATGACCAAGCACTGGATAGCGGTTCTCCTCACACTTCTGTCTCTGACCAGAGCAGGCGTCTGCGAGACCCTCCCTGGCTCCTGCAGGATCGTGTGTGACCCCTCCTCAGATCGTTCTAAAGACCAGAGCAACGGCTTAGTCATCCCTCTCACCTCATCTGCAGCAGGACCTCCTGGTCCACCTGGACCTCCAGGTAAAGCCGGTCCTCCTGGCCCAGCCGGGCCCTCAGGTATAGGCTCGTCGAGTAAGGGAGGTGTCGCGTTCAGTGCTGCGGTGCAGGACGCCTCCAGCAAGAATGATGTGATAAAGTTTAACGACGTGATTACTAATCTGGGAGGAGGTTATGACCCCTCGACCGGGACTTTCACCTGTAAGACAGCGGGAGTGTACAACTTTATCTTTAGCATTATGAAGACCGGACAAAACCTACGAGTGGACTTGATTCTTAATGACCAAACG ATTGTGGCGAGTGCGGTGGCAGTGGATGTTCTTCATACAGACACCGCAAGCAACAATGTAGTCCTGCAGCTTAAAGCTGGAGATCGGCTGTATATTCGGCTGAGCAACAGTGAACTAAGCAAGAGGGACTCACAAAGCCGCTTCAGTATCTTCTCTGGTTACCTGCTCTATGAGATCTGA
- the LOC132107428 gene encoding desmocollin 2-like protein: MRATPNPEDFIRALVSVTRSVTLVESREIHHTHSRMYERALFALCLLTLVLFQSAESCGLRPVLAQVPKRLPAGYVIPESKEGLSLKGCAPKPVAYTSSDPDFAVNTDGAIITVHGLEITTKQFSVLVQDENGMDWRVDIILSCKDEASQKSNSVALKRTKRRWRPLPFNLVENDKPPFPKDLETIASDSSVNYTVYYEISGQGVTSDPVGLFTLNRNTGLLRVTRTVDREQYPQFNFIARVFDMSGRETDQYLPITVIVQDQNDNAPEFIGGRFFTVEERCRAGTVIGQVNATDKDEPKTPHTLIKFTLHNATDMFSIDPFTGVITSKTNTLDREAQDKVYVEIEIRDMGGAPSGLFSRGTVVITLTDVNDNPPTFKEKLYKANVQENQENVLVTRIPVEDKDLVNTPNWKALFEVTKGNESGNFRMETDPKTNEGLLYVIKGLDYEKTPLVKLEITARNEVPLVGPENKWLSVPLELSVGDVDEGPEFNPDTLYLKVKENVANGTVIGTYKALDPEKKNSDGIKYYKMTDPGNWITVVENTGELRTANTIDRESPLVRNDMYNITIRAVDESKKTGKGTVIIQIEDVNDCMPMITNPDPILCNKGDTLSSVLVEAVDLDKTPYSTPFIFELGADHDGSWKLKDTTDSSVVLEQTVPMPNGLYSVPLLVKDLQGFGKEQTVNVRVCTCEREDNGGTCGARSASSSLGSLGILALVLSGLLLLLLSLLLIFICSTKRDKLYINDDTGTGGMLLKSNTEAPGEEVKDGALMIIPGVGVEVVDGSLQSNLMESKNMTSASGRYGQSFFQGGGVYNTTTQEFGTEKYYSSGRYDNNIYGNATIQKISNASALDTWKTNGRYLDRKLAYFGDEEEGRYADDLLKTYGHEGMGSPAGSVGCCSIVGEQESLEFLNTLDPKFRPLADICYTTNRTGN, encoded by the exons GTGCTGTTTCAAAGCGCTGAGTCTTGTGGGTTGAGGCCTGTGCTTGCTCAGGTTCCTAAGAGGCTGCCCGCCGGTTATGTCATCCCCGAAAGCAAGGAAGGAT TGAGTCTCAAAGGCTGTGCGCCCAAACCTGTGGCCTATACTTCCAGTGACCCTGACTTCGCTGTGAATACAGATGGAGCCATTATCACAGTTCACGGTTTGGAGATTACGACAAAGCAGTTTTCTGTGCTGGTGCAGGATGAGAATGGAATGGATTGGAGGGTGGACATAATCCTGTCCTGTAAAGATGAG GCATCTCAGAAGTCTAACAGTGTGGCTCTCAAGCGCACTAAGAGAAGATGGAGACCGTTGCCTTTCAATTTAGTTGAGAATGACAAGCCTCCATTCCCAAAGGATCTGGAGACG ATTGCATCTGATTCTTCAGTAAATTACACAGTGTATTATGAAATCAGTGGGCAGGGTGTTACTTCAGATCCTGTAGGCCTTTTCACCTTAAACAGGAACACCGGCTTGCTGAGGGTGACCAGGACCGTTGACCGTGAGCAGTACCCACAATTCAAT TTTATCGCTCGTGTGTTTGACATGAGTGGCAGGGAAACAGATCAATATCTGCCCATCACTGTGATAGTGCAGGATCAGAATGATAACGCCCCTGAGTTCATAGGAGGTCGATTCTTCACTGTAGAAGAGCGGTGCAGGGCAG gCACTGTAATAGGACAAGTGAATGCCACAGATAAAGATGAGCCAAAAACCCCCCACACCTTGATCAAGTTTACTCTGCACAACGCTACTGACATGTTCTCCATCGATCCTTTTACCGGAGTAATAACTTCTAAAACTAACACCTTAGACAGAGAG gCTCAGGACAAAGTTTACGTTGAAATAGAGATCAGAGATATGGGCGGTGCTCCTAGTGGGCTCTTCAGCAGAGGAACAGTTGTGATTACTCTCACAGATGTTAATGATAACCCTCCTACCTTTAAAGAGAAGTTG TACAAGGCCAACGTTCAAGAGAACCAAGAAAATGTGCTAGTTACTAGGATACCAGTGGAAGATAAGGACTTGGTGAACACCCCCAACTGGAAGGCCCTGTTTGAGGTCACAAAAGGAAATGAAAGTGGGAACTTCAGGATGGAGACAGACCCCAAAACCAACGAGGGGCTTTTGTATGTGATAAAG GGTTTGGATTATGAAAAAACTCCACTGGTGAAGCTGGAAATAACTGCTCGTAATGAGGTTCCACTGGTTGGGCCTGAGAATAAATGGCTGTCTGTGCCACTCGAGCTGAGTGTGGGAGATGTAGATGAAGGACCAGAGTTCAACCCTGACACTCTATATCTCAAAGTCAAGGAGAATGTTGCCAACGGAACTGTCATTGGAACCTATAAAGCTCTGGATCCAGAAAAGAAGAACAGTGACGGAATAAA GTACTATAAGATGACTGACCCAGGCAACTGGATCACTGTGGTGGAGAACACTGGAGAACTGAGAACAGCCAATACAATAGATCGAGAATCACCTTTGGTCCGCAACGATATGTACAACATAACCATCAGAGCTGTGGATGAGA GTAAGAAGACAGGAAAAGGGACAGTTATAATCCAGATAGAAGACGTTAATGATTGCATGCCTATGATTACGAATCCAGATCCGATCTTGTGTAATAAGGGTGATACGCTGAGCTCTGTTTTGGTTGAAGCCGTTGACCTGGACAAGACACCTTACTCTACTCCCTTCATTTTCGAACTTGGAGCAGATCATGATGGGAGCTGGAAACTGAAGGATACTACAG ATTCTTCTGTGGTGCTGGAACAGACTGTGCCAATGCCCAACGGTCTCTACAGCGTTCCTCTcttggtgaaggatctgcagggATTCGGGAAAGAGCAGACTGTGAATGTGCGAGTATGCACTTGTGAGAGGGAGGATAACGGAGGAACATGTGGGGCTCGGAGCGCCTCTTCCTCTTTGGGAAGTTTGGGAATCCTTGCCTTAGTTCTCTCTGGCCTGCTGCTGCTACTTTTAA GTCTGTTGCTCATCTTCATATGCAGCActaagagagacaagctttacaTCAACGATGACACAGGAACAGGTGGAATGCTGCTGAAATCCAACACTGAGGCTCCTGGTGAAGAAGTG AAAGATGGAGCTTTGATGATAATTCCTGGGGTAGGGGTAGAGGTAGTGGACGGGTCACTGCAGAGCAACCTCATGGAAAGTAAGAACATGACTTCAGCTTCAGGGCGCTACGGGCAGTCGTTTTTCCAGGGAGGAGGTGTGTACAACACCACCACTCAAGAGTTTGGGACAGAGAAGTACTACTCATCTGGACGCTATGATAACAACATATACGGCAATGCCACGATACAGAAAATCTCCAATGCGAGTGCTCTGGACACATGGAAAACCAACGGGCGCTACTTGGACAGG AAACTGGCTTACTTCGGAGACGAAGAGGAGGGGAGGTACGCGGATGACCTGCTGAAGACTTATGGGCATGAGGGGATGGGATCTCCTGCAGGCTCTGTAGGATGTTGTAGCATCGTGGGCGAACAGGAATCGTTGGAATTTCTGAACACTCTCGACCCTAAATTCAGACCACTGGCTGACATCTGCTACACCACGAATCGAACCGGAAACTAA